The Streptomyces sp. NBC_00224 genome has a window encoding:
- a CDS encoding alpha/beta fold hydrolase, giving the protein MSKPRSLVLPSGTRAYPLRTPRGSFAVLDAEPVGPALGTALLLPGFTGSKEDFLALLEPLGRAGYRAVAVDGRGQHESPGPRGAAGYTPRTLAEDVIAQAAALGDGPVHLVGHSFGGLVARSAARVAPRSFRSLTLLSSGPGHVGPEQRAKIRLLRAALPVLPPAAVWAATRWLDSRDPAYEPDTPDIAAFLRQRWFNTRPGQLIAAGRQLRTEPDRTENIAALPLPLHIAYGDGESVWTVEELAALARDTDARHTVIAGADHSPNVTHPEELATALTEFWRR; this is encoded by the coding sequence ATGAGCAAGCCCCGCTCCCTGGTCCTGCCTTCGGGCACGCGCGCGTACCCGCTGCGAACGCCCCGCGGCAGCTTCGCCGTGCTCGACGCCGAACCCGTCGGGCCCGCGCTCGGCACCGCGCTGCTGCTGCCCGGCTTCACCGGGAGCAAGGAGGACTTCCTCGCGCTCCTGGAGCCGCTCGGCCGGGCCGGGTACCGGGCGGTGGCGGTCGACGGGCGGGGCCAGCACGAGAGCCCCGGGCCGCGCGGCGCGGCCGGGTACACGCCCCGCACCCTCGCCGAGGACGTGATCGCGCAGGCGGCGGCGCTCGGCGACGGGCCCGTGCACCTCGTCGGCCACTCCTTCGGCGGTCTGGTGGCCCGCTCGGCCGCCCGCGTCGCCCCGCGGTCCTTCCGGTCGCTGACGCTGCTGTCGTCGGGGCCGGGCCATGTCGGTCCGGAGCAGCGGGCCAAGATCCGGCTGCTGCGGGCCGCCCTGCCCGTGCTGCCCCCGGCGGCGGTGTGGGCGGCGACGCGGTGGCTGGACAGCCGCGATCCCGCGTACGAGCCGGACACCCCGGACATCGCCGCGTTCCTGCGGCAGCGGTGGTTCAACACCCGGCCGGGCCAACTCATCGCCGCCGGGCGGCAGTTGAGGACGGAACCGGACCGGACCGAGAACATCGCCGCGCTCCCCCTGCCGCTGCACATCGCGTACGGGGACGGGGAGTCGGTGTGGACGGTCGAGGAACTGGCGGCACTGGCCCGCGACACCGACGCCCGCCACACGGTGATCGCGGGCGCGGACCACTCCCCCAATGTCACGCACCCCGAGGAGCTGGCGACGGCCCTGACGGAGTTCTGGCGGCGTTGA
- a CDS encoding alpha/beta fold hydrolase has product MSSTELPETLAAAVAPVPRVGAVRVAPGEELRSVSLPGLTLNIRARPSARSGLDPALFVHGLGGSSQNWSALMPLLADTVDCEAVDLPGFGDSAPPDDGDYSVTGHARAVIRLLDSAGRGPVHLFGNSLGGAVTTRVAAVRPDLVRTLTLISPALPELRAQRTAWPTALLAVPGVASLFTRMTRDWTAEDRTRGVMALCYGDPGRVSPEAFRAAVEEMERRLELPYFWDAMVRSARGVVDAYTLSGQHGLWRQAERVLAPTLLVYGGRDQLVGFRMARRAAAAFRGSRLLTLPDAGHVAMMEYPEVVAQAFRDLVDDCGNRS; this is encoded by the coding sequence ATGTCTTCGACCGAGCTGCCGGAAACCCTCGCCGCCGCTGTCGCTCCGGTTCCCCGGGTGGGCGCGGTCCGGGTGGCGCCCGGTGAGGAGCTGCGCTCGGTGAGTCTGCCCGGGCTGACGCTGAACATCCGCGCCCGTCCGAGTGCGAGATCCGGTCTCGACCCCGCCCTGTTCGTGCACGGGCTCGGCGGCTCCTCGCAGAACTGGTCCGCCCTGATGCCGCTGCTGGCCGACACGGTGGACTGCGAGGCCGTGGACCTGCCCGGCTTCGGGGACTCCGCGCCGCCGGACGACGGCGACTACTCGGTCACCGGCCACGCGCGCGCGGTGATCCGGCTGCTCGACTCGGCCGGGCGCGGCCCCGTCCACCTCTTCGGGAACTCGCTGGGCGGCGCCGTCACCACCCGGGTCGCCGCGGTCCGCCCGGACCTCGTCCGCACCCTCACCCTGATCTCGCCCGCGCTCCCCGAGCTCCGCGCCCAGCGCACCGCCTGGCCGACGGCCCTGCTCGCGGTACCGGGCGTTGCCTCGCTGTTCACGCGGATGACCAGGGACTGGACGGCCGAGGACCGTACGCGTGGGGTGATGGCCCTCTGCTACGGCGACCCGGGCCGGGTGAGCCCCGAAGCGTTCCGGGCGGCGGTCGAGGAGATGGAGCGCCGCCTTGAGCTGCCGTACTTCTGGGACGCGATGGTCCGCTCGGCGCGGGGCGTCGTCGACGCGTACACCCTGAGCGGGCAGCACGGGCTCTGGCGGCAGGCCGAGCGGGTGCTCGCCCCGACGCTGCTGGTCTACGGCGGCCGGGACCAGCTGGTCGGCTTCCGGATGGCCCGCAGAGCTGCCGCGGCGTTCCGCGGGTCGAGACTGCTGACCCTGCCCGATGCCGGGCACGTGGCGATGATGGAGTACCCGGAGGTGGTCGCGCAGGCCTTCCGGGACCTGGTCGACGACTGCGGAAACAGGAGCTGA
- a CDS encoding magnesium and cobalt transport protein CorA gives MSMIRDLRAAVRPSLRPSLRKSTAPYNSYDPTRDPSASSAVVDCAVYRDGLRTQADSCLSPREAMRRVREDGGFAWIGLHEPTEAEFAGIAAEFGLHPLAVEDAVHAHQRPKLERYDDTLFTVFKTVHYVEHAELTATSEVVETGEVMCFTGRDFVITVRHGGQGSLRALRKRLQDDPELLAKGPSAVLHAIADQVVDGYLAVVDAMQDDIDEVEIDVFSAPSKGSPRGTDAGRIYQLKREVLEFKRAVSPLLRPMQLLSERPMRLVDPDIQKYFRDVADHLARVQEHVVGFDELLNSILQANLAQASFAQNEDMRKITSWAAIIAVPTMVCGVYGMNFDHMPELHWKYGYPLVLAAIAGSCLVIHRTLKRNGWL, from the coding sequence ATGTCCATGATTCGTGACCTGCGCGCCGCGGTCCGCCCCTCCCTGCGTCCGTCGCTGCGCAAGAGCACCGCCCCGTACAACTCGTACGACCCCACCCGTGACCCCTCCGCGAGCAGCGCGGTCGTCGACTGCGCGGTCTACCGCGACGGGCTGCGCACCCAGGCCGACTCGTGCCTGTCGCCGCGCGAGGCGATGCGGCGCGTCCGGGAGGACGGCGGGTTCGCCTGGATCGGGCTGCACGAGCCGACCGAGGCCGAATTCGCCGGTATCGCGGCCGAGTTCGGGCTGCACCCGCTGGCCGTGGAGGACGCGGTCCACGCCCACCAGCGGCCCAAGCTGGAGCGGTACGACGACACGCTCTTCACCGTCTTCAAGACGGTCCACTACGTGGAGCACGCCGAACTCACCGCGACCAGCGAGGTCGTGGAGACCGGCGAGGTCATGTGCTTCACCGGGCGGGACTTCGTGATCACCGTCCGGCACGGCGGCCAGGGTTCGCTGCGGGCGCTGCGCAAGCGCCTCCAGGACGACCCCGAACTGCTCGCCAAGGGCCCCTCGGCCGTGCTGCACGCCATCGCGGACCAGGTGGTCGACGGGTATCTGGCGGTCGTGGACGCGATGCAGGACGACATCGACGAGGTCGAGATCGATGTCTTCTCGGCCCCGTCCAAGGGCAGCCCGCGCGGCACGGACGCCGGGCGGATCTACCAACTCAAGCGCGAGGTCCTGGAGTTCAAGCGGGCGGTCTCGCCGCTGCTGCGGCCGATGCAGCTGCTCAGCGAGCGGCCGATGCGGCTGGTCGACCCGGACATCCAGAAGTACTTCCGCGACGTCGCCGACCACCTCGCGCGCGTGCAGGAGCACGTCGTCGGCTTCGACGAGCTCCTGAACTCGATCCTCCAGGCCAATCTGGCGCAGGCGTCGTTCGCGCAGAACGAGGACATGCGCAAGATCACCTCATGGGCGGCGATCATCGCCGTACCGACGATGGTGTGCGGGGTGTACGGCATGAACTTCGACCACATGCCGGAGCTGCACTGGAAGTACGGCTACCCGCTCGTGCTGGCCGCCATCGCCGGAAGCTGCCTCGTCATCCACCGCACGCTCAAGCGGAACGGTTGGCTCTGA
- a CDS encoding PHP domain-containing protein: MRIDLHTHSTASDGTDTPAELVHHAAAAGLDVIALTDHDTTRGHAEAAVALPAGLTLVTGAELSCRVDGIGLHMLAYLFDPEEPELARERELVRDDRVPRARAMVAKLQELGVPVTWEQVARIAGDGSVGRPHVAEAMVELGVVGSVSEAFVPEWLADGGRAYAGKHELDPFDAIRLVKAAGGVTVFAHPLALKRGRVVPEPVIAELASAGLDGIEVDHTDHDAPTRARLRGLAAELGLLTTGSSDYHGSRKAVRLGECTTDPEIYGEITRRATGAFPVPGAGGTGR; encoded by the coding sequence GTGCGCATCGATCTGCACACCCACTCCACGGCCTCCGACGGTACGGACACCCCGGCCGAGCTGGTCCACCATGCGGCCGCCGCCGGTCTCGACGTCATCGCGCTCACCGACCACGACACCACCCGCGGCCACGCCGAGGCGGCCGTCGCGCTCCCCGCGGGCCTGACCCTGGTGACCGGCGCCGAGCTCTCCTGCCGTGTCGACGGCATCGGGCTGCACATGCTGGCGTACCTCTTCGACCCCGAGGAGCCGGAGCTGGCGCGCGAGCGCGAGCTGGTCCGCGACGACCGGGTGCCGCGCGCCCGGGCGATGGTCGCCAAGCTCCAGGAGCTGGGCGTCCCGGTCACCTGGGAGCAGGTGGCGCGGATCGCGGGCGACGGCTCGGTCGGCCGCCCGCACGTCGCCGAGGCGATGGTCGAACTGGGCGTCGTCGGCTCGGTGTCGGAGGCGTTCGTACCGGAGTGGCTGGCGGACGGCGGACGCGCGTACGCCGGCAAGCACGAGCTCGACCCGTTCGACGCGATCCGGCTGGTCAAGGCCGCCGGCGGGGTCACCGTCTTCGCGCACCCGCTCGCCCTCAAGCGCGGCCGGGTCGTGCCCGAGCCGGTCATAGCCGAGCTCGCCTCGGCCGGCCTCGACGGCATCGAGGTCGACCACACGGACCACGACGCGCCCACGCGCGCGAGGCTGCGGGGACTGGCCGCCGAGCTCGGTCTGCTGACCACCGGCTCCAGCGACTACCACGGCAGCCGCAAGGCCGTGCGGCTCGGGGAGTGCACCACCGACCCCGAGATCTACGGCGAGATCACCCGCCGTGCGACGGGCGCGTTCCCCGTCCCGGGCGCGGGCGGAACCGGCCGCTGA
- a CDS encoding suppressor of fused domain protein: MVDVLALVEARLRTALGEPDARAAVTFLGTERIEVLRFADGDIVRYATLGMSAQPMTDPAAALADPVKGPRAELVLSVRAGLADTDQVLRPLAVLASTPQVEGVIVAPGASLDIGEPLWPGAPFSSVLVAEPGGLVEDLELDDPMDPVRFLPLLPMTTNEAAWKRVRGAQELEERWLANGTDLRDPLRGSVRLD; encoded by the coding sequence ATGGTTGATGTTCTTGCTCTCGTCGAGGCCAGGCTGCGCACCGCCCTCGGTGAACCGGACGCGCGCGCCGCGGTGACCTTCCTCGGTACGGAACGCATCGAGGTGCTGCGCTTCGCCGACGGGGACATCGTCCGCTACGCCACGCTCGGCATGTCGGCCCAGCCCATGACCGACCCGGCCGCCGCCCTCGCCGACCCGGTCAAGGGCCCGCGCGCCGAGCTGGTCCTGTCCGTACGGGCCGGGCTCGCCGACACCGACCAGGTGCTGCGGCCGCTCGCCGTCCTCGCCTCGACCCCGCAGGTCGAGGGCGTGATCGTGGCCCCCGGCGCCTCGCTCGACATCGGGGAACCGCTGTGGCCCGGGGCGCCGTTCAGCTCGGTCCTGGTCGCGGAGCCGGGCGGGCTCGTCGAGGACCTGGAGCTCGACGACCCGATGGACCCGGTCCGCTTCCTGCCGCTGCTGCCGATGACGACCAACGAGGCCGCCTGGAAGCGGGTGCGCGGGGCGCAGGAGCTGGAGGAGCGCTGGCTGGCGAACGGGACGGACCTGCGGGATCCGCTGCGCGGCTCTGTGCGGCTGGATTGA
- a CDS encoding MarC family protein, whose protein sequence is MFDAAVFGSLFLTLFVIMDPPGITPIFLALTSGRPAKVQRKMAWQAAAVALGVITVFGLVGHQILEYLHIDVPALMIAGGLLLLLIALDLLTGKMEEPKQTKDVNVALVPLGMPLLAGPGAIVQVILAVQNHDTFSGQVAVWTAILAMHIVLWLVMRYSLLIIRVIKDGGVVLVTRLAGMMLSALAVQQIINGITQVIHST, encoded by the coding sequence GTGTTCGACGCTGCCGTCTTCGGCTCCCTGTTCCTCACTCTTTTCGTCATCATGGATCCCCCCGGGATCACACCGATCTTCCTCGCGCTCACCTCCGGCCGCCCCGCCAAGGTGCAGCGCAAGATGGCGTGGCAAGCCGCGGCCGTGGCCCTCGGTGTGATCACCGTGTTCGGTCTGGTGGGCCACCAGATCCTGGAGTATCTGCACATCGACGTCCCCGCGCTGATGATCGCGGGTGGTCTGCTGCTCCTGCTCATCGCGCTCGACCTGCTCACCGGCAAGATGGAGGAGCCGAAGCAGACCAAGGACGTCAACGTGGCGCTGGTGCCGCTCGGCATGCCGCTGCTCGCCGGGCCCGGCGCGATCGTCCAGGTGATCCTCGCGGTCCAGAACCACGACACGTTCTCCGGGCAGGTCGCCGTGTGGACCGCGATCCTCGCGATGCACATCGTGCTCTGGCTGGTCATGCGGTACTCGCTGCTGATCATCCGGGTGATCAAGGACGGCGGTGTGGTCCTGGTGACGCGGCTCGCGGGCATGATGCTCTCCGCGCTCGCGGTGCAGCAGATCATCAACGGCATCACCCAGGTGATCCACAGCACCTGA
- a CDS encoding DUF3107 domain-containing protein yields MEVKIGVQHAPREIVLESGQSAEEVESAVADALAGKAQLLSLQDDKGRKVLVPADKIAYVEIGEPTVRRVGFGQL; encoded by the coding sequence GTGGAGGTCAAGATCGGCGTGCAGCACGCGCCCCGGGAGATCGTTCTGGAGAGCGGGCAGTCCGCCGAGGAGGTCGAGAGCGCGGTAGCCGACGCCCTCGCCGGCAAGGCGCAGCTGCTCAGCCTCCAGGACGACAAGGGCCGCAAGGTCCTGGTGCCGGCCGACAAGATCGCGTACGTGGAGATCGGCGAGCCGACGGTTCGCCGGGTGGGCTTCGGCCAGCTGTAG
- a CDS encoding TetR/AcrR family transcriptional regulator yields MTAIEQTEAARPRGTRLPRRARRNQLLGAAQEVFVAQGYHSAAMDDIAERAGVSKPVLYQHFPGKLDLYLALLDQHCEALLLAVRTALASTSDNKLRVAATMDAYFAYVEDEGGAFRLVFESDLTNEPAVRERVERVSLQCAEAISAVIAGDTGLSKDESMLLAVGLGGVSQVVARYWLSSESTIPREKAVQLLTSLAWRGIAGFPLHGSEGH; encoded by the coding sequence GTGACAGCCATCGAGCAGACCGAGGCAGCGCGCCCGCGAGGCACGCGCCTGCCCCGCCGGGCCCGCCGCAATCAGCTTCTGGGCGCGGCCCAGGAAGTCTTCGTCGCACAGGGGTACCACTCGGCCGCGATGGACGACATCGCGGAGCGGGCCGGCGTCTCCAAGCCGGTCCTCTACCAGCACTTCCCCGGAAAGCTGGACCTGTACCTCGCGCTGCTCGACCAGCACTGCGAGGCACTGCTCCTGGCGGTGCGCACGGCGCTCGCCTCCACCAGCGACAACAAGCTGCGCGTCGCCGCGACGATGGACGCCTACTTCGCGTACGTGGAGGACGAGGGCGGCGCGTTCCGCCTCGTCTTCGAGTCCGACCTGACCAACGAGCCCGCCGTGCGCGAGCGCGTCGAGCGGGTCAGCCTCCAGTGCGCCGAGGCCATCTCGGCCGTGATCGCCGGGGACACCGGCCTCTCCAAGGACGAGTCGATGCTGCTGGCCGTCGGCCTCGGCGGGGTCTCCCAGGTGGTCGCCCGCTACTGGCTCTCCAGCGAGTCGACGATCCCCCGCGAGAAGGCGGTGCAGCTGCTCACCTCGCTGGCCTGGCGCGGCATCGCGGGCTTCCCGCTGCACGGCTCCGAGGGCCACTGA
- a CDS encoding NYN domain-containing protein, producing the protein MSEAGDIPGIPDGPSAGNPRDPGRSVASDIGAQLEHTNQLLRRMLAEVAKTPSTHAIFVDAGYVYAAAGLLVAGTEDRRSFDLDAEGLIEAFIDKARTIFADSRLLRVYWYDGARRRIHTSEQQSIAELPDVKVRLGNLNANNQQKGVDSLIRSDLESLARHRAISDAALIGGDEDLVSAVEAAQGYGARVHLWGIEAAEGRNQAEPLLWEVDSQRTFDLDFCKPYVTRRPVTMYEDSGPTPTRDDVRFVGAQIAATWLSERGRAALAQLLPGHPYLPGPVDQDLLVEAERLLQRSLRGHADLRRALRDGFWQHLQSQY; encoded by the coding sequence ATGAGCGAAGCAGGCGACATCCCAGGCATCCCCGACGGCCCGAGCGCGGGCAACCCCCGCGACCCGGGCAGGTCCGTCGCGTCCGACATCGGGGCGCAACTGGAGCACACCAACCAGCTGCTGCGGCGGATGCTGGCCGAGGTGGCCAAGACGCCCTCCACGCACGCGATCTTCGTGGACGCGGGCTATGTGTACGCGGCGGCGGGCCTCCTGGTCGCCGGGACGGAGGACCGCCGGTCCTTCGACCTCGACGCCGAGGGGCTGATCGAGGCCTTCATCGACAAGGCGCGCACGATCTTCGCGGACAGCCGGCTGCTCCGCGTGTACTGGTACGACGGCGCACGCCGGCGCATCCACACCTCCGAGCAGCAGTCGATCGCCGAGCTGCCGGACGTGAAGGTCCGCCTCGGCAACCTCAACGCCAACAACCAGCAGAAGGGCGTCGACTCACTGATCCGCTCCGACCTGGAGTCCCTCGCCCGGCACCGCGCCATCAGCGACGCGGCGCTCATCGGCGGCGACGAGGACCTGGTCTCGGCGGTCGAGGCGGCGCAGGGGTACGGCGCCCGGGTCCACCTCTGGGGCATCGAGGCGGCGGAGGGGCGCAACCAGGCGGAGCCGCTGCTGTGGGAGGTCGACAGCCAGCGCACCTTCGACCTGGACTTCTGCAAGCCGTACGTCACACGGCGGCCGGTGACGATGTACGAGGACAGCGGGCCGACGCCGACGCGGGACGACGTGCGGTTCGTGGGCGCGCAGATCGCCGCGACCTGGCTCTCCGAGCGAGGCAGGGCGGCCCTGGCGCAGCTGCTGCCGGGCCACCCGTATCTGCCCGGCCCGGTCGACCAGGACCTCCTGGTCGAGGCGGAACGGCTGCTCCAGCGGTCGCTGCGCGGGCACGCGGATCTGCGGCGGGCGCTGCGGGACGGGTTCTGGCAGCACTTGCAGTCGCAGTACTAG
- a CDS encoding ferritin-like fold-containing protein produces MRSMETPDNANAAGTEADAPTAENAENAENTVEPTGIAAQDWATASAEPQYRAAVVDLLGALAYGELAAFERLADDAKLAPSLADKAELAKMASAEFHHFERLRDRLAEIDAEPTAAMEPFAKALDDFHHQTAPSDWLEGLVKAYVGDSIASDFYREVAARLDSDTRGLVLAVLDDTGHGNFAVEKVRAAIEADPRVGGRLALWARRLMGEALSQAQRVVAERDALSTMLVGGMADGFDLAAVGEMFTRITKAHTKRMAALGLAA; encoded by the coding sequence GTGCGCTCCATGGAGACGCCTGACAACGCCAACGCGGCCGGAACCGAAGCCGACGCGCCCACCGCCGAAAACGCCGAGAACGCCGAAAACACAGTGGAACCCACCGGGATCGCCGCCCAGGACTGGGCGACGGCCTCCGCCGAGCCGCAGTACCGGGCCGCCGTGGTGGATCTGCTCGGCGCGCTCGCGTACGGCGAGCTGGCGGCCTTCGAGCGCCTCGCCGACGACGCCAAGCTGGCGCCCTCGCTCGCCGACAAGGCGGAGCTGGCGAAGATGGCCTCGGCCGAGTTCCACCATTTCGAGCGGCTGCGCGACCGCCTCGCGGAGATCGACGCGGAGCCGACGGCCGCGATGGAGCCGTTCGCCAAGGCGCTGGACGACTTCCACCACCAGACCGCGCCGTCGGACTGGCTGGAGGGCCTGGTCAAGGCGTACGTGGGCGACTCGATCGCCAGTGACTTCTACCGCGAGGTGGCGGCCCGGCTCGACTCGGACACGCGCGGCCTGGTGCTCGCGGTCCTCGACGACACCGGGCACGGCAACTTCGCGGTGGAGAAGGTGCGCGCCGCGATCGAGGCCGACCCGCGGGTGGGCGGCCGCCTCGCGCTGTGGGCGCGCCGGCTGATGGGCGAGGCGCTCTCGCAGGCCCAGCGCGTGGTCGCGGAGCGTGACGCGTTGTCGACGATGCTGGTCGGCGGCATGGCGGACGGCTTCGACCTGGCCGCGGTCGGCGAGATGTTCACCCGGATCACCAAGGCCCACACCAAGCGCATGGCCGCGCTGGGCCTGGCGGCCTAG
- a CDS encoding DUF6758 family protein produces MRGEPSCPKCGGRVRAPGLFADSWQCDVHGTVHPLQPVVPPSVEALGVVVHRAKVPIWMPWPLPIGWLFTGVACAGDDRSGGRATAVACSGPGPLGGIGELLLVAEELGVGLGARYAGIDGPDPGPYMSVDKPPQAKVLAAGRPTPLWHVTGTPDDRAVFAGEARGLWLWAILWPEQSGLLLYDELVLTDLRDAGAEVELVPCGALSPRILS; encoded by the coding sequence ATGAGGGGCGAACCCAGTTGCCCGAAGTGCGGAGGCCGGGTCAGGGCGCCCGGTCTCTTTGCCGACTCCTGGCAGTGCGATGTGCACGGGACGGTGCATCCGCTGCAGCCGGTGGTTCCCCCGAGCGTCGAGGCGCTCGGCGTCGTGGTGCACCGGGCGAAGGTGCCCATCTGGATGCCGTGGCCGCTGCCGATCGGCTGGCTGTTCACGGGCGTGGCGTGCGCGGGCGACGACCGCAGCGGCGGGCGTGCGACCGCCGTGGCCTGCTCCGGCCCCGGCCCGCTGGGCGGCATCGGTGAGCTGCTGCTCGTCGCGGAGGAGCTGGGCGTCGGCCTCGGCGCGCGGTACGCGGGCATCGACGGCCCCGACCCCGGCCCGTACATGAGCGTAGACAAGCCGCCGCAGGCCAAGGTCCTCGCCGCCGGGCGCCCCACCCCCCTGTGGCACGTGACCGGTACGCCCGACGACCGCGCGGTCTTCGCGGGCGAGGCGCGCGGGCTGTGGCTGTGGGCGATCCTCTGGCCCGAGCAGTCGGGTCTGCTGCTCTACGACGAGCTGGTCCTCACCGATCTGCGCGACGCGGGCGCCGAGGTCGAGCTGGTGCCGTGCGGGGCGCTGTCGCCGCGGATCCTGTCGTGA
- a CDS encoding DEAD/DEAH box helicase yields MTLPVALSGSDVIGQAKTGTGKTLGFGLPILERVTVPADVEAGRAKPEQLTDAPQALVVVPTRELCTQVTNDLLTAGKVRNVRVLAIYGGRAYEPQVEALKKGVDVIVGTPGRLLDLAGQRKLDLSHVRVLVLDEADEMLDLGFLPDVEKIINMLPAKRQTMLFSATMPGAVIGLARRYMSQPTHISATSPDDEGTTVANTAQFVYRAHSMDKPEMVARILQAEGRGLAMIFCRTKRTAADIAEQLAKRGFASGAVHGDLGQGAREQALRAFRNGKVDVLVCTDVAARGIDVEGVTHVINYQSPEEEKTYLHRIGRTGRAGKKGIAITLVDWDDIPRWQLINKALDLKFPDPVETYSTSPHLFEELNIPAGTKGVLPRGERTRAGLAAEQLEDLGETGGRGRKSAAPVVTEERPERTRTPRQRRRTRNGSTVEADAPAPVATEPAEPAAADTEPRTPRRRRRTRVAPVEAAPATETVAAAVAVAEPVAVPVAEAVVETVVEAEPKPRRTRARKAVAAVVEAPVVPAPAEPVAVAEPVAEPVAAPRRRTRKVAAPVVEAVVEAPAKPRRRTRKVAESAEVGFMTPESAALEIAAAKAAEAATKPARTRKKAVAVEADASVPAEPKPRRTRAKKTAEAAPEATEAEAEPKPRRTRARKVAAPEA; encoded by the coding sequence ATGACGCTCCCCGTCGCGCTCTCCGGATCCGACGTGATCGGCCAGGCCAAGACCGGCACCGGCAAGACGCTCGGCTTCGGTCTGCCGATCCTGGAGCGCGTCACCGTCCCCGCGGACGTCGAGGCGGGCCGGGCCAAGCCCGAGCAGCTCACCGACGCCCCGCAGGCGCTCGTCGTCGTCCCCACCCGCGAGCTGTGCACCCAGGTCACCAACGACCTGCTCACCGCCGGCAAGGTCCGTAACGTCCGCGTGCTCGCCATCTACGGCGGCCGGGCGTACGAGCCGCAGGTCGAGGCGCTCAAGAAGGGCGTCGACGTCATCGTCGGCACCCCGGGCCGACTGCTCGACCTGGCGGGCCAGCGCAAGCTGGACCTCTCCCACGTGCGCGTGCTGGTGCTCGACGAGGCCGACGAGATGCTCGACCTGGGCTTCCTGCCCGACGTCGAGAAGATCATCAACATGCTTCCGGCGAAGCGCCAGACCATGCTGTTCTCGGCGACCATGCCGGGCGCCGTCATCGGTCTCGCCCGTCGCTATATGTCGCAGCCCACGCACATCAGCGCCACCTCGCCGGACGACGAGGGCACGACCGTCGCCAACACGGCGCAGTTCGTCTACCGCGCCCACTCCATGGACAAGCCGGAGATGGTCGCGCGCATCCTGCAGGCCGAGGGCCGCGGACTCGCGATGATCTTCTGCCGTACGAAGCGGACGGCCGCCGACATCGCCGAGCAGCTCGCCAAGCGCGGCTTCGCCTCCGGCGCGGTCCACGGCGACCTCGGCCAGGGCGCCCGTGAGCAGGCGCTGCGCGCCTTCCGCAACGGCAAGGTCGACGTGCTGGTCTGCACCGACGTCGCCGCCCGCGGCATCGACGTCGAGGGCGTGACGCACGTCATCAACTACCAGTCGCCGGAGGAAGAGAAGACCTACCTCCACCGCATCGGCCGCACCGGCCGCGCGGGCAAGAAGGGCATCGCGATCACGCTGGTCGACTGGGACGACATCCCGCGCTGGCAGCTGATCAACAAGGCGCTGGACCTGAAGTTCCCCGACCCGGTCGAGACGTACTCCACGTCCCCGCACCTGTTCGAGGAGCTGAACATCCCGGCGGGCACCAAGGGTGTCCTGCCGCGTGGCGAGCGCACCCGCGCCGGTCTCGCGGCCGAGCAGCTCGAAGACCTGGGCGAGACGGGCGGCCGCGGCCGCAAGTCCGCGGCCCCGGTCGTGACCGAGGAGCGCCCCGAGCGCACCCGCACCCCCCGCCAGCGCCGCCGCACCCGTAACGGCTCGACGGTCGAGGCGGACGCTCCGGCGCCGGTGGCCACGGAGCCGGCCGAGCCGGCCGCCGCGGACACCGAGCCGCGCACCCCGCGCCGTCGCCGCCGCACCCGGGTGGCCCCGGTGGAGGCGGCCCCGGCCACCGAGACCGTCGCCGCCGCGGTGGCCGTGGCCGAGCCGGTCGCCGTGCCGGTCGCCGAGGCCGTGGTGGAGACCGTGGTGGAGGCCGAGCCCAAGCCGCGCCGCACCCGGGCCCGCAAGGCCGTCGCGGCCGTCGTCGAGGCGCCCGTCGTCCCGGCCCCGGCCGAGCCGGTCGCGGTGGCCGAGCCCGTCGCCGAGCCGGTGGCGGCCCCGCGTCGCCGCACCCGCAAGGTCGCGGCGCCGGTCGTCGAGGCCGTCGTCGAGGCGCCCGCGAAGCCGCGTCGGCGCACCCGCAAGGTGGCCGAGTCGGCCGAGGTCGGCTTTATGACCCCGGAGTCGGCCGCGCTGGAGATCGCCGCGGCGAAGGCGGCGGAGGCCGCCACGAAGCCGGCTCGTACGCGCAAGAAGGCAGTCGCCGTCGAGGCCGACGCGTCGGTCCCCGCCGAGCCCAAGCCGCGTCGTACGCGCGCCAAGAAGACGGCGGAGGCCGCCCCCGAGGCGACCGAGGCCGAGGCCGAGCCTAAGCCCCGCCGCACGCGCGCCCGCAAGGTCGCGGCGCCCGAGGCGTAA